A part of candidate division Zixibacteria bacterium HGW-Zixibacteria-1 genomic DNA contains:
- a CDS encoding asparagine--tRNA ligase: MDYFKRTRVAKILVEDSVATGQDLIILGWVRTIRESSNVAFIEINDGSCMNNLQAVINNPKDFPVLKDILTGAAIRAEGKLIESPAKGQKYDFVVEKLALVGPADQTYPLQKKRHSFEYLREIAHLRMRTNTLGAVNRVRSSIAYAVHKFFQDRGFYYIHTPVITASDTEGVGDMFRVTTFELNKAPVVDGGVNFNEDFFAAETYLTVSGQLEAEVAAQALGDVYTFGPTFRAENSNTARHASEFWMIEPEMAFCDLQGDMEIAVDFLKYLFRWALEKCASDMTFFNQWVDKGLIERLEHVVNSDFEKLPYTEAIKILEKSGEKFEFPVGWGVDMQSEHERYLTEKVFKKPVIVFDYPKKIKAFYMRVNDDGKTVGAMDVLVPKIGEIIGGSQREERYDVLLAHMQEKGMNTALYDWYLDLRKYGTTPHSGFGLGFDRTLMYITGMANIRDVSPFPRVPRWAKF, from the coding sequence ATGGACTATTTCAAACGGACCAGGGTTGCTAAAATCCTCGTCGAAGATTCGGTCGCGACCGGCCAGGATTTGATTATTCTGGGCTGGGTCAGGACGATTCGTGAATCGAGCAATGTCGCTTTTATCGAAATCAATGACGGCTCCTGCATGAATAATCTCCAGGCGGTGATTAATAATCCGAAAGATTTTCCGGTCCTGAAGGATATCCTGACCGGCGCGGCGATTCGGGCCGAAGGAAAACTTATCGAATCGCCGGCCAAAGGGCAAAAATATGACTTTGTGGTCGAAAAGCTGGCCTTAGTCGGTCCGGCCGACCAGACCTACCCCCTGCAGAAAAAGCGGCACTCCTTCGAATACCTGCGGGAAATCGCCCATTTACGGATGCGCACCAATACCCTTGGGGCGGTCAACCGGGTACGTTCCAGTATTGCTTATGCGGTACATAAGTTCTTTCAGGACAGGGGTTTTTATTATATTCATACGCCGGTTATTACCGCCTCGGATACTGAGGGTGTGGGCGATATGTTCCGCGTGACCACTTTCGAGTTGAATAAGGCTCCGGTTGTTGACGGCGGGGTAAATTTCAATGAAGACTTTTTTGCCGCCGAGACTTATTTGACCGTTTCGGGCCAGCTTGAGGCCGAAGTGGCGGCCCAGGCGCTGGGCGATGTTTACACGTTCGGGCCGACCTTCCGGGCCGAAAACTCGAATACGGCCAGGCACGCGTCGGAATTCTGGATGATCGAACCGGAAATGGCTTTCTGCGATTTGCAGGGTGATATGGAGATTGCGGTCGATTTCCTGAAATATCTGTTCCGCTGGGCGCTCGAGAAATGCGCCTCGGACATGACCTTTTTCAACCAGTGGGTCGACAAGGGTTTGATCGAGCGGCTTGAGCATGTGGTCAACTCCGATTTCGAGAAACTGCCATACACCGAAGCCATCAAAATCCTCGAGAAATCGGGCGAGAAGTTCGAGTTCCCGGTCGGCTGGGGTGTGGATATGCAGTCGGAGCATGAGCGGTATCTGACCGAGAAGGTCTTCAAGAAACCGGTCATCGTTTTCGATTATCCCAAAAAGATCAAGGCGTTCTATATGCGGGTCAATGATGACGGGAAAACGGTCGGGGCGATGGATGTGCTGGTGCCGAAAATCGGCGAGATTATCGGCGGCTCGCAGCGCGAGGAGCGTTATGATGTCCTGCTGGCGCATATGCAGGAAAAGGGGATGAACACGGCGCTTTACGACTGGTATCTGGATTTGCGCAAGTATGGCACGACACCGCACTCCGGATTCGGGCTTGGTTTTGACCGGACCTTAATGTATATTACCGGCATGGCGAATATCCGGGATGTTTCGCCGTTCCCGCGTGTCCCGCGTTGGGCGAAGTTTTAG